AAGAAAAAGAAAAAACAAGTGAACAAAGTAAAAAAGGTAATACTTCACATTCTTCTAATGGAGTTATTCTTGGTAAAAAAATAAACACAGAGGCTACACCTCTTGAAAACGTAATTGAAGAGGACCGTAATCTAGTAGTTGAAGGAAAACTTTTTTCAATGGAAGTTCGAGTTCTAAAAAGTAAAAGGCAGTTAGTTATATTCTATATCACAGATTATAAGGATTCTATAACGGTTAAGTTTTTCATGGGTGAAAAAGATACTTTATCAGATGATTTAAAAGAAGGAGTTTGGGTAAAAGTAAAAGGGGATGTAATAACAGATCAGTTTACCCAAGAGTTAACACTTCAAGCTAAAGATATAGTTATAACAGAACCAAAAGATATAAGAATAGACAGTGAAGAAAACAAACGTGTAGAATTACATGCTCATACAAAAATGAGTGCGCTAGACTGTACATGTAGTGCTACTGAATTGATAGAACGAGCTGAAAAATGGGGGCATAAAGCAATAGCCATAACAGATCACGGGGTTGTTCAATCTTTTCCTGAGGCTTACGAAGCTGCTTCAGGGAAAAATGTTAAGGTCATCTATGGAGTAGAGGCGTATCTAGTAGAAGATGAAAAAGATTATAAATCTACCTCATATCATTGTATTATACTGGTAAAAAACAAAGAAGGCCTAGAAAAGCTTTATAAGTTAGTTACAGATTCTCACATTAAGTTTTTCTACAAAAAACCTAGAATCCCCAAAAACAGATTAAAAGAAGTAAGAGAAAATCTTATTATTGGTTCTGCATGTGAAGCTGGTGAGCTAATAAGAACGATGGTAGATTATATAAAGAAGGGCAAGTTAGAAGAAAACTATGACAAAGTTAGAGACATAGCTGATTTTTACGATTTTTTGGAAATCCAACCTCTGTCAAATAATGAATTTTTGGTAAGGGAAGGTATACTAGAAGAAAAAGAATTACAAGATCTTAATAAAAGAATAGTCCAACTTGCTAAAGAAATGGATAAACCATATTGTGCTAGTGGTGATGTACACTTTTTAGAACCCTGGGATGAGATATATAGAAAGATTTTGATGGCAGGACAAGGATTTTCGGATATTACACAACCTCCGTTGTATTTTAAAACAACGACAGAGATGTTAGATGAGTTTTCGTATTTAGGAGAAGAGGATGCTTACGAAGCAGTTATTACTAACCCAAATAAATTATCTTCTATGGTTGAAGATATCAAACCTGTACCTGACGGGCTTTATACCCCGGAAATTGAAGGGGCAGAAGAAAAGGTTAGGGAAATGACTTATGATCATGCTAAAGAATTGTACGGGGACCCCCTTCCTGAAATAATTGAACAGCGGATTGAAGAAGAGTTAAAAAGTATAATTGATCAAGGGTATGCTGTAATATATTATATAAGTCACAAATTAACTAAAAAATCTTTAGAAGACGGTTATCTTGTTGGTTCAAGAGGGTCCGTTGGATCTTCTTTAGTAGCGACATTATGCGAGATTACCGAAGTCAATCCAATGCCTCCCCACTACAGATGTTCCGAGTGCAAATACTCAGAATTTATCCAGGATGGTAGCGTTGGATCAGGTGTGGATCTACCAGATAAAAAATGTCCCGAATGTGGGGATGATTTATCTAAAGATGGTTACGATATACCTTTTGCAGTATTTATGGGCTTTCATGGTGAGAAGGTCCCTGATATTGATCTGAATTTTTCTGGTGAATATCAACCAACAGCTCATGAGTATATTGAAGAACTATTTGGTAAAGATTCAGTATATAGAGCGGGTACAATTGGCACAATAGCTAAAAAGACCGCCTATGGTTTTGTACGTGGATTTTATCAAGATCAGGATAAAATACCAAGACAAGCCGAAATTGATAGACTTGTAGAAGGTTGTACAGGAACTAAGCGTACTACAGGTCAACATCCTGGAGGATTAATGATTGTGCCGCAAAACCTTGATATTCACCAGTTTTGCCCAGTTCAGCATCCTGCGGATAATAAAGATGCCAAAGTGATGACGACTCACTTCGATTACGGGGCAGTAGGTGAAAAGTTATTAAAACTAGACGTATTAGGCCATGATGTTCCTACTATAATTCATATGCTTGAAAGTATGACAGAAGTTAATGCTCTAGAGATACCTTTAGATGACCAGAAAACAATGGAGATTTTTTCGAAAACGGACCCACTCGATGTTAGCCCTGAAGATATTGGTTGTGTAGTAGGGACTCTTGGTATCCCCGAGTTTGGCACTTCTTTTGTACGTCAGATGTTAGAGGATACAAGGCCTGATAGTTTTGCTGAGCTTGTTAGAATTTCAGGGCTTAGTCATGGGACTGATGTTTGGTTAAACAATGCCCAGGACCTTGTTTCTGATGGAATTGCCAAATTAAATGAGGTGATATCAACAAGAGATGATATCATGGTTTATTTGATGTATAAAGGGATGGAACCGGGAACTGCTTTTAATATAATGGAAAAGGTTAGAAAAGCTAAAGGGTTATCTGAGGATCTCCTGCAGGCCATGAAAGATATAGATGTACCTAATTGGTATATTGATTCCTGCTTAAAGATAAAATATTTGTTTCCAAAAGCTCATGCCGTTGCTTACACCATGATGTCTTTTAGGATCGCATATTTTAAAGTATATTATCCTGAAGCTTTTTATGCAGCGTTTTTTACAGTAAAAGCAGAGGATTTTGACTCAGATTTAATAGTTAAAGGTCCAGAAGCAGTTGATAATAGACTTGAGGAAATTAATTCTAAAGGAAATAACGCTACACCTAAAGAGAAGAGTGAAATAGTGGTATTAGAGGTCGCAAAGGAGATGTTTGCTAGAGGTGTTAAAACAACACCGGTAGACCTATATAAATCACATAGCTTTAGATTTCAACTTACTGATGATAAGAAACTTCTCCCGCCTCTTGTAACATTAAAAGGACTTGGTTTATCAGTTGCCGAGCAGCTGGTGGAAAAGAGAGAGAAAATGGAATTTTTGTCTATTGAAGATATGAAAAAAAGATGCAAGGTTCCTAAGACAGCTATAGAGGTCATGAAAGAACATGGCTGCTTGGATGAGCTTCCAGAAAACAATCAGCTCAGCTTGTTCTAAATCTTAACTGCAAAAAATCTATTCACAAAAGTATAGAGTTTTTGGTTCTATTGCACCCTGGTAGCTGTTGTGTTAAAATTACTATGGTAAGCTATAAAGTTATCATTAATTAACCCGGTCAAGGCGAAGAGTGGGATTTTCCCACTCTTTAATCGTATATATGGAATTTAAACAATTTATAGATAGTTGGGAGGTATATTAGAATATGGGTAATAAAAAGAATACAGACACAATTTTGGAAATGCTTGAACCCCATATAAATAACTTAGGCTATGAATTAGTTGAAATAGACTTAATTAAAGAAAGCGGGCAGTGGTATTTACGAGTGTATATCGACCACCAAGGCGGAATTACTCTTGACGATTGTCAAAAAGTCAGTCAAGAACTTGATTGGATTTTGGATGAAAAAGACCCAATACCGCATAGTTATATATTAGAGGTATCTTCACCGGGTGCGGAACGCCCGTTAAAAAAAGAGAAAGATTTCGTAAGATTTACAGGTCGCAAGATACAGGTTAGTACTTATAAACCAATAGATAATCAAAGAAGGTTTAAGGGAGAACTATTAGGTCTAAATGAGGCGAAAGAAATATTATTACAAACTGAAGACAAAGGCGAGATTTCAATTCCAAGGGAAAATATTGCAAAAGCAAATCTCGTTTTGGAGTTTTAGAGAAGGAGGTTGTGGAATATGAATCCTGAATTCATAGGAGCTATAGAGGAACTTGAAAGAGAAAGAGGTATAGATAAGGAAGTTCTTTTTCAGGCTATTGAAGCAGCACTTATATCAGCATATAAAAGAAATTTTGACTCTGCCCAAAACGTCAGAATAGTAATGGAAAGAGAAACAGGTGATATTCAAGTACTTGAACAAAAAGAAGTTGTTGAAGAAGTAAAGAATGAACAGGAAGAAATTAGCCATGAAGATGCAAAACAAATTCGAAGTGATTATGAAATTGGAGATATAGTGGAGCATGAGGTTACTCCGAAAAACTTTGGTAGGATTGCAGCCCAAACTGCCAAACAAGTGGTTATCCAAAGAATTAGAGAAGCCGAGAGAGAGATAGTGTTTGAAGAATATGTACACAGGCAGGATGATGTTATTACAGGAATAATACAGCGAACCGAACAAAATAATGTTATTGTTGACCTTGGTAAAGTTGAGGCTGTCATACCGCCTACAGAACAAATGGAAAGTGATAAATATGATCAGGGTGAGCGGATAAAAGCTTATGTGGTTGAAGTTAAAAAAACTACTAAAGAGCCCTATGTTATGTTATCTAGAACTCATCCGGGCCTTATCAAAAGACTGTTTGAATTAGAAGTTCCAGAAATCTTTCAAGGTGTAGTAGAAGTCAAATCTGTCTCTAGAGAGGCAGGACAAAGATCAAAAATAGCTGTTCATTCCAGGCAGGATGAAGTCGACCCGGTAGGTAGTTGTGTTGGCCCAAAAGGAAGTAGAGTTCAAACTATAGTTAAGGAATTAAATGGCGAAAAAATTGATATAGTAAAATGGTCAGATGACCCAAAAGAGTTGATATCTAATTCTTTAAGCCCCACTAAAGTGATGAAGGTTGACATAGATGAGAAAAATAACTATGCCCGTGTTGTGGTACCTGATGATCAGCTTTCCCTTGCAATTGGGAAAGAAGGCCAAAATGCCAGGCTTGCTGCAAAGCTAACTAATTGGAAAATAGATATTTTGAGTGAATCTAAAGCTTATGAACAGTCCGAAACAGGCAACATAGAAGATGTGCCAAATGATGCATCGCCTGAATATTCCTCAATTGAAGACCCCGATAGTTAATTAGGTTGAGGAATGCTTCGAAAGGAGGCGACTTACTTTGACCAAAAAGAAGAAAAAAACTCCAACTCGTTTGTGTGTAGGATGTCATGAAAAGTATCCTAAAAAAGAACTGATAAGGATAGTAAAAACTCCTGATGAAGAAGTAAAATTAGATGATACAGGTAAAATGAATGGGCGGGGAGTTTATATTTGTAAAAACGAAGATTGTTTAAACGAAGTACTTAAAAAAAATAAATTGCAAAAATCATTAAAAAAAGAGATAAAAGATGAAACTAAGGAAGAAATCAAGAAAAACTACTTTGAACTTATAGGTGAAGGACAATGAATTTGATTGGCCTCATATATAAAGCTAAAAAACTAGAAATTGGGATGGATAATGTTATAGATAGTATTAAAGAAGGAAATTGTTATTTGGTGATTTATGCAGAAGATATAGGTGCTAATTCTTTAAAAAAGATCAAAAAAATTTGTCAAGCTAACGGTATTAAAATAATACAAGGGAAAAATAAAAGAATAATTGGTGAATATTTGGGCAAAAGGCCGGTAGGCCTAATAGGTATTACTGATCCTAACTTTGCATCTAAATTAACTAGATCTATTTCTGAGGAGGGCAACAAAAATGGAGGTGGCGTAGATGGGAAAAATTAGAGTGTATCAACTTGCAAAAGAACTAGGAGTTAATAGTAAAGAACTTGTAAATACTTTATTGGAACTTGATATATCTGTAAAGAACCATATGAGTACTCTAGAAGAGGAAGAAGCTGTAATGGTTAAAGAGCTTTATGATGTAGAGGTTGAAGATAAGACACAAGATAAAGATGATAATGAAGCAGCAGAAGAGAAACCAGGAGATAATAAAGAAGGCAAAGAAGATAAAGACGATGCAGATGAACTAGTAGAAGTTAGTATACCCATTACAGTTGGAGAATTAGCTGAAAAGCTTGAAATCAATTCTTCAGATATTATAACTAAACTAATTAATAAAGGTATGATGGTAACCAAAAATCAAAATCTTGATGAAGATACTCTTGAATTTTTGAAAGAAGATTTTTCTTTTGAGATAAAGCAGGGTAGTGAAGAAGCTGAGGATGAAGATATAGCTCTTCTCGAAGAAGAACCTGTGGGAGAGGCGACAGAACGCCCGCCTGTTATTACTGTTATGGGGCATGTGGATCATGGAAAAACTAAAGTGTTAGACAATATTAGGAAAACGAATGTTCAAGAAAAAGAAGCTGGGGGAATAACTCAGCATATTGGTGCTTATAGAGTGATTTATAATAATAAAACTATAACTTTTCTTGATACACCAGGCCACGAAGCGTTTACAGCTATGAGGGCAAGGGGAGCTGAAGTTACTGATATTGCTATAATTGTTGTAGCTGCTGACGATGGAGTAATGCCTCAAACAGTTGAAGCTATAAACCACGTAAAAGCTGCAGGAGTTCCCATGATAGTGGCTATTAATAAAATAGATAAACATAACTCCAATCCTGACAAAGTCAAACAGGATTTAATGGAGCATGGTCTCGTTCCAGAAGAATGGGGAGGAGATACAATTTGTGTGTCCATAAGTGCTTTAAAAGGAGAAGGTTTAGACGAACTTTTAGAGATGATTGTTCTTGTTGCTGAAATGAATGAGCTAACAGCATATCCAGAGAAAAAGGCCGAAGGTACGGTAATAGAAGCAGAGTTAGATAAAGGTAGGGGGCCTGTAGGAACTGTTCTGGTTAGGGATGGCACATTAAAAATTGGCGATTCATTTGTATGTGGTAATACCTATGGTAGAGTGAGAGCAATGGTTGATGATGAAGGCAAAAAAATAAAAGAAGCTGGTCCTTCAACTCCAGTAGAAATACAAGGTCTTGCAGATGTACCACAAGCAGGAGAAATTTTTAAGGCAGTTAAAAGTGAAAAGCTTGCCAGAAGCATATCTGCGAAAAGACAGGAAAAACAAAGAGAGAAAGATCTTGCCAAAAATCAAAAAGTTTCACTGGATGACCTTTACTCGCAGATTCAAAAAGGTGAAGTAAAAGAGCTGAATATTATTATTAAAGGTGATGTAAGGGGTTCAGTAGAAGCTCTAAGGAAAAGTTTGTTGAACTTAAATGATGAAATGGAAGAAGTGCAGTTAAAGGTGATTCATGGTGGTGTTGGAGCGATAACAGAAAGTGACATTATGCTTGCAAATGCTTCTGGTGCTATCGTGATTGGATTTAATGTAAGGCCAGAACCAAATAGTAAAAAACTAGCTGAAAAAGAAAACATAGACATTCAATTATATACAGTTATTTATGAGGCTATAGAAGATGTTAAATCTGCAATGGCTGGTATGTTAGATCCGGAGTATAAAGAAGAAAGTCTTGGAAGAATAGAAGTAAGAAAAGTATTTAAAGTTTCAGGTATTGGAAAT
The Natranaerofaba carboxydovora genome window above contains:
- a CDS encoding PolC-type DNA polymerase III, with product MQVNPILSPEIKDKIIKCVVLEKSRVLHLVVETSDSKIESDSKIEDEEASPEIFKELQKYNTTLTNQIPGLTGVYYIFVPEKLNLQSELLEDELKEIIKINKNIFLNCVKDKFPSLYGCLKNTEWDYSDGVLKIIFLSPVNKEIAGKKNAQKLINEYFYPVFRKNLKINMETNTNKGLENTEDSQYDYETIVIEEEKEKTSEQSKKGNTSHSSNGVILGKKINTEATPLENVIEEDRNLVVEGKLFSMEVRVLKSKRQLVIFYITDYKDSITVKFFMGEKDTLSDDLKEGVWVKVKGDVITDQFTQELTLQAKDIVITEPKDIRIDSEENKRVELHAHTKMSALDCTCSATELIERAEKWGHKAIAITDHGVVQSFPEAYEAASGKNVKVIYGVEAYLVEDEKDYKSTSYHCIILVKNKEGLEKLYKLVTDSHIKFFYKKPRIPKNRLKEVRENLIIGSACEAGELIRTMVDYIKKGKLEENYDKVRDIADFYDFLEIQPLSNNEFLVREGILEEKELQDLNKRIVQLAKEMDKPYCASGDVHFLEPWDEIYRKILMAGQGFSDITQPPLYFKTTTEMLDEFSYLGEEDAYEAVITNPNKLSSMVEDIKPVPDGLYTPEIEGAEEKVREMTYDHAKELYGDPLPEIIEQRIEEELKSIIDQGYAVIYYISHKLTKKSLEDGYLVGSRGSVGSSLVATLCEITEVNPMPPHYRCSECKYSEFIQDGSVGSGVDLPDKKCPECGDDLSKDGYDIPFAVFMGFHGEKVPDIDLNFSGEYQPTAHEYIEELFGKDSVYRAGTIGTIAKKTAYGFVRGFYQDQDKIPRQAEIDRLVEGCTGTKRTTGQHPGGLMIVPQNLDIHQFCPVQHPADNKDAKVMTTHFDYGAVGEKLLKLDVLGHDVPTIIHMLESMTEVNALEIPLDDQKTMEIFSKTDPLDVSPEDIGCVVGTLGIPEFGTSFVRQMLEDTRPDSFAELVRISGLSHGTDVWLNNAQDLVSDGIAKLNEVISTRDDIMVYLMYKGMEPGTAFNIMEKVRKAKGLSEDLLQAMKDIDVPNWYIDSCLKIKYLFPKAHAVAYTMMSFRIAYFKVYYPEAFYAAFFTVKAEDFDSDLIVKGPEAVDNRLEEINSKGNNATPKEKSEIVVLEVAKEMFARGVKTTPVDLYKSHSFRFQLTDDKKLLPPLVTLKGLGLSVAEQLVEKREKMEFLSIEDMKKRCKVPKTAIEVMKEHGCLDELPENNQLSLF
- the rimP gene encoding ribosome maturation factor RimP, whose protein sequence is MGNKKNTDTILEMLEPHINNLGYELVEIDLIKESGQWYLRVYIDHQGGITLDDCQKVSQELDWILDEKDPIPHSYILEVSSPGAERPLKKEKDFVRFTGRKIQVSTYKPIDNQRRFKGELLGLNEAKEILLQTEDKGEISIPRENIAKANLVLEF
- the nusA gene encoding transcription termination factor NusA; this encodes MNPEFIGAIEELERERGIDKEVLFQAIEAALISAYKRNFDSAQNVRIVMERETGDIQVLEQKEVVEEVKNEQEEISHEDAKQIRSDYEIGDIVEHEVTPKNFGRIAAQTAKQVVIQRIREAEREIVFEEYVHRQDDVITGIIQRTEQNNVIVDLGKVEAVIPPTEQMESDKYDQGERIKAYVVEVKKTTKEPYVMLSRTHPGLIKRLFELEVPEIFQGVVEVKSVSREAGQRSKIAVHSRQDEVDPVGSCVGPKGSRVQTIVKELNGEKIDIVKWSDDPKELISNSLSPTKVMKVDIDEKNNYARVVVPDDQLSLAIGKEGQNARLAAKLTNWKIDILSESKAYEQSETGNIEDVPNDASPEYSSIEDPDS
- the rnpM gene encoding RNase P modulator RnpM; this encodes MTKKKKKTPTRLCVGCHEKYPKKELIRIVKTPDEEVKLDDTGKMNGRGVYICKNEDCLNEVLKKNKLQKSLKKEIKDETKEEIKKNYFELIGEGQ
- a CDS encoding L7Ae/L30e/S12e/Gadd45 family ribosomal protein — protein: MNLIGLIYKAKKLEIGMDNVIDSIKEGNCYLVIYAEDIGANSLKKIKKICQANGIKIIQGKNKRIIGEYLGKRPVGLIGITDPNFASKLTRSISEEGNKNGGGVDGKN
- the infB gene encoding translation initiation factor IF-2; protein product: MGKIRVYQLAKELGVNSKELVNTLLELDISVKNHMSTLEEEEAVMVKELYDVEVEDKTQDKDDNEAAEEKPGDNKEGKEDKDDADELVEVSIPITVGELAEKLEINSSDIITKLINKGMMVTKNQNLDEDTLEFLKEDFSFEIKQGSEEAEDEDIALLEEEPVGEATERPPVITVMGHVDHGKTKVLDNIRKTNVQEKEAGGITQHIGAYRVIYNNKTITFLDTPGHEAFTAMRARGAEVTDIAIIVVAADDGVMPQTVEAINHVKAAGVPMIVAINKIDKHNSNPDKVKQDLMEHGLVPEEWGGDTICVSISALKGEGLDELLEMIVLVAEMNELTAYPEKKAEGTVIEAELDKGRGPVGTVLVRDGTLKIGDSFVCGNTYGRVRAMVDDEGKKIKEAGPSTPVEIQGLADVPQAGEIFKAVKSEKLARSISAKRQEKQREKDLAKNQKVSLDDLYSQIQKGEVKELNIIIKGDVRGSVEALRKSLLNLNDEMEEVQLKVIHGGVGAITESDIMLANASGAIVIGFNVRPEPNSKKLAEKENIDIQLYTVIYEAIEDVKSAMAGMLDPEYKEESLGRIEVRKVFKVSGIGNIAGCYVLEGLVNNDSNIRVVRDGIVIQEDEIETLKRFKDDVKEVKKGYECGILLKSFRDVKEGDILEAYKYKEVARTQG